A portion of the Pseudoalteromonas luteoviolacea genome contains these proteins:
- a CDS encoding TonB-dependent receptor encodes MIGDRTPRSILTALLCTGLALPSVALAQQAHQLDIPKGSLANALNTLALQTGVLLQFDPNQVGSTQTLGLKGEFVLREGFDQLLTGTGLYAEKTANGSFIIRSIADDQAVVLDTLDVYASTNARTEIYQSASSDTKLGQAQLTRVAPRDTSDIFYNVPGVATSQSRQEPGVAVNVRGIQDFGRVNVMIDGARQNFQRSGHGANGTVYLDPQLLSSVDISKGPVGDAGGAGAIGGVVNFKTLEFADLAIEGKAHGSKLSLATGSNAYHLQGLLASGVRVGKNLELVAAIGRKSVGRFEPGQSGGNAGKSEYFDALSAFTEQDQWSSLLKASYKIDDQQTIKLSYIGFYADFEEGSTTDQTNPDSAPGATSKLKNDTIKLDYTWNPNSDYLDVSASIYYNRTNMRQHRFESGKETNPYGEFALEFETNTVGMALENYAFFSLEHQWLPETDSLLILNTGTEYFRDWTQPQAIQQTPGSGDPTWFTGATPGGDRAVASVFTQAEWQYGEHLSIETGVRYEHFSIEGEGEINSGSILNPPGVTPSKTLIFTHFDVARHDEYISPNVRVAYRFTDEIQAYVSSAKGVRHPAITETLLFGMHAGNSFPFYPNPGLKAEKSLNNEVGINFEFMQLANKHDLMIKAGWFNNTVDNFIVQGTVMSPTSVSDRSNIRSYVNLLDEVRFEGLELQADYESKHIFAELNYTKMNFNPGQGDYDPFPLGSQVGFPKTNLGQTKSGGLLYIEPAKHSAALTIGVKLLEDKLKFGTRVRVEDNDGRGGSAYKDVVDWEIYDLWLDYQYSPQLQLRLSVDNLKDLNYAEANGTSYWVAPGRSVIGRINIKF; translated from the coding sequence ATGATAGGCGATCGAACTCCTCGCTCAATTTTAACTGCATTGCTGTGCACTGGACTGGCTTTACCAAGCGTAGCCTTGGCACAACAAGCACACCAACTTGATATTCCAAAAGGCAGTTTAGCTAACGCGTTGAATACGTTGGCACTGCAAACGGGCGTCTTACTGCAATTCGATCCCAACCAAGTTGGCAGCACACAGACGCTTGGATTAAAGGGCGAGTTTGTATTGAGAGAGGGTTTCGATCAGCTACTCACTGGTACTGGGTTATATGCCGAAAAAACAGCAAATGGCAGTTTCATCATCCGTTCAATCGCTGATGACCAAGCCGTTGTGCTTGATACACTTGATGTTTATGCCAGTACTAATGCGCGCACTGAGATCTATCAATCGGCTTCTTCCGACACAAAGTTAGGGCAAGCACAGCTTACCCGCGTCGCACCGAGAGATACATCCGATATTTTTTATAATGTCCCCGGTGTGGCCACCTCACAATCGCGCCAAGAGCCAGGCGTGGCCGTCAACGTGCGTGGTATACAAGACTTTGGCCGCGTGAATGTGATGATTGATGGTGCAAGACAAAACTTTCAACGCAGTGGTCACGGCGCAAATGGCACGGTTTATCTCGATCCACAGTTACTGTCCAGTGTCGATATATCCAAAGGCCCAGTGGGTGATGCCGGTGGTGCAGGCGCCATTGGTGGCGTAGTCAACTTCAAGACGCTTGAGTTTGCGGATCTTGCAATCGAAGGGAAAGCGCATGGCAGCAAACTTTCTTTGGCAACAGGCAGTAATGCCTATCACCTGCAGGGGCTGTTAGCGTCGGGTGTGCGCGTGGGAAAGAATTTAGAACTGGTTGCAGCCATTGGCCGAAAAAGCGTCGGGCGATTTGAGCCAGGTCAAAGTGGCGGCAATGCAGGTAAAAGTGAATACTTCGATGCGTTAAGCGCGTTTACCGAACAAGATCAATGGTCTTCTCTACTCAAAGCCAGTTATAAAATCGATGACCAACAAACAATTAAGTTGAGCTATATCGGCTTTTACGCCGACTTTGAAGAAGGCTCAACCACGGATCAAACAAACCCCGACAGCGCACCAGGTGCAACCAGTAAGCTGAAAAATGACACCATTAAATTAGATTATACTTGGAATCCGAATTCCGATTATCTCGATGTAAGTGCCAGTATTTATTACAACCGCACCAATATGCGACAGCACCGTTTTGAGTCAGGAAAAGAAACCAACCCGTACGGTGAGTTTGCGCTTGAGTTTGAGACCAATACCGTTGGCATGGCGCTAGAAAACTATGCATTTTTCAGTCTCGAACATCAATGGTTGCCAGAGACTGACTCTTTATTAATCCTTAATACCGGTACCGAATACTTTAGAGATTGGACACAACCTCAAGCGATTCAGCAAACACCCGGTTCAGGCGATCCAACTTGGTTCACAGGTGCAACACCAGGTGGCGATCGTGCCGTTGCCAGCGTATTTACTCAGGCAGAATGGCAATATGGGGAGCATTTATCCATTGAAACAGGCGTGCGTTACGAGCACTTCTCAATCGAAGGTGAAGGAGAAATAAACTCAGGGTCAATCCTCAACCCGCCGGGCGTCACACCGTCTAAAACGCTTATTTTTACTCATTTTGACGTGGCACGCCATGACGAATACATATCGCCTAATGTACGCGTAGCCTATCGCTTTACCGATGAAATACAGGCGTATGTAAGCTCGGCCAAAGGGGTGAGACACCCTGCAATCACAGAAACTCTGCTTTTTGGTATGCACGCCGGTAATAGCTTCCCATTTTACCCAAACCCCGGTTTAAAAGCTGAAAAGTCTCTCAATAACGAAGTTGGCATCAACTTTGAGTTTATGCAATTAGCCAATAAGCATGACCTCATGATTAAAGCGGGCTGGTTTAACAATACGGTTGATAACTTTATTGTTCAAGGTACCGTCATGAGCCCAACGTCTGTCAGTGATAGAAGCAATATTCGCAGCTATGTCAATTTACTCGATGAGGTTCGTTTTGAAGGGCTTGAGCTACAAGCCGACTATGAGTCAAAGCATATTTTTGCCGAGCTGAACTACACCAAAATGAACTTTAACCCAGGCCAAGGCGACTATGACCCGTTTCCATTGGGCAGCCAAGTTGGGTTCCCGAAAACAAACCTAGGTCAAACAAAATCTGGAGGCTTACTTTATATCGAGCCTGCAAAGCATAGCGCTGCCTTGACGATTGGCGTCAAGCTACTCGAAGACAAATTGAAATTTGGTACGCGCGTGCGTGTAGAAGATAACGATGGTCGAGGTGGCTCAGCATATAAAGATGTTGTTGACTGGGAAATCTACGATCTATGGCTAGATTACCAGTACTCACCACAGCTCCAACTGCGTCTGTCTGTCGACAACCTAAAAGACCTCAATTATGCCGAGGCCAATGGCACCTCATATTGGGTAGCACCAGGACGCAGTGTGATTGGACGGATCAACATCAAATTCTAA
- a CDS encoding heme acquisition protein HasA: protein MSIQVTYSANYTFSNLNDFFTDATRFFKNTDYNENIGSFAGAENPNPTVDLGFWGLFGTFSGTQYVQEGQVGTESLGFIIQAADGSYVDYTFFAGPSHTMYGEIASISFGRGLTQNANGEYSFAEDLVSFDGLDTIGLNAGFDATGGVIGRHEGTNTTHNIVDGLKDSEFTYFTDLLTQQGIDLTLNDTIGTVGVAGLADFDLVA, encoded by the coding sequence ATGTCAATACAAGTAACTTACAGTGCAAACTACACGTTCAGTAACCTAAACGACTTCTTCACAGATGCAACTCGTTTCTTCAAAAACACCGATTACAATGAAAACATCGGTAGCTTTGCTGGTGCAGAGAACCCAAATCCAACTGTAGATCTGGGCTTCTGGGGACTATTTGGTACTTTTTCTGGTACTCAATATGTTCAAGAAGGTCAAGTAGGTACTGAAAGCCTAGGCTTTATCATCCAAGCCGCTGACGGTTCATACGTAGACTACACATTCTTCGCAGGTCCTTCACACACAATGTACGGTGAAATTGCTTCAATTTCATTCGGTCGTGGCCTAACGCAAAATGCAAATGGTGAATACAGCTTCGCAGAAGATCTAGTGAGCTTCGATGGCCTAGACACAATTGGTCTAAATGCTGGCTTTGATGCAACAGGGGGTGTAATTGGTCGCCATGAAGGTACTAACACAACACACAACATTGTTGATGGCTTAAAAGACTCTGAGTTTACTTACTTCACAGATCTACTAACACAACAGGGCATCGATCTAACTCTAAACGACACTATTGGCACAGTTGGTGTAGCAGGCTTGGCTGATTTTGACCTAGTCGCTTAA
- a CDS encoding choice-of-anchor tandem repeat GloVer-containing protein — protein MKKLCICLLSLSFSSLATTAVDGVSVNYLTSLHYTGPEGWPSAGKPYAPPVYNATRDQLIGLSTVGRYDSDIVAPSMWGLAPVQGHYFALAKDIKGFVGFVQHPTLDRLYSIDDLGNIFYVHSDGSNKTIVFDNADSTLNQYPNVHPIFDDQARLLFIDTDHKTYSRLMRLESDNTLTELHQFTQNPHGDFTAAGGMLLSGNTLYGYLGYPRGFPFFNTKSSDDNFVVGAIYAAELGDNSLLDINLIHEFTLNQGEVPWDTGGHAENRIATYLAEDQAGYLYGSTSVGTCKTQGISTFTGQPIVYANGLCGGKYMHYSNMQDAAQLIHTEFPHYDGSNPHGSLFRLKKDGSEFTLLHTFNGQDGSQPRGPMVITDTGFLYGTTMSGGTHKSELIKVRKGDTYPSQAQNMSGDGTLYRVQLNKIKIENGDVVQSGFEHVHSFKGGIGEDVDGKVPTGLNLAENGRMYGTTLHGGRSFIDEAGWEWENDIFGTVFEVDLSGMKPTGSVTLSITPGTIKLGEEAEVTWAGNNIEDCVATGGVASGDWVPNEAIATQGSIKISPETGVYTFSINCNDADVGARLGSLATLYVNAEPKVTQSETLNYGNGGTLHWSILALLSALGMTRSRRKEAK, from the coding sequence ATGAAAAAACTTTGTATCTGCTTGTTATCCCTATCATTCTCTAGCCTTGCCACCACGGCTGTCGACGGTGTCAGCGTGAATTACCTCACATCTCTTCACTACACCGGCCCAGAGGGTTGGCCAAGTGCAGGTAAACCTTACGCTCCCCCTGTTTACAATGCGACGCGGGATCAACTAATCGGTCTTTCGACCGTGGGACGTTATGACAGTGACATTGTAGCGCCCAGTATGTGGGGATTAGCACCAGTACAAGGACATTATTTTGCATTAGCAAAAGACATCAAGGGGTTCGTGGGTTTTGTGCAGCACCCAACACTAGATAGACTGTATAGCATTGATGACTTGGGTAATATATTTTACGTACACTCGGATGGCAGCAATAAAACCATCGTGTTCGATAATGCTGATAGCACGCTCAATCAATACCCAAATGTCCACCCTATTTTTGATGACCAAGCACGCCTCCTGTTTATCGATACAGACCACAAAACATACTCAAGACTCATGCGTCTTGAAAGCGATAATACACTCACAGAATTACACCAATTCACGCAAAATCCTCACGGTGATTTTACTGCCGCAGGTGGTATGCTCCTCAGTGGTAATACACTTTACGGCTATTTGGGTTACCCCAGAGGCTTTCCATTTTTCAATACCAAATCGAGCGATGACAATTTTGTTGTAGGAGCGATTTACGCAGCAGAGCTCGGAGACAACTCTCTCCTTGATATCAATTTAATTCACGAATTCACACTCAACCAAGGCGAAGTACCTTGGGATACAGGTGGCCATGCAGAGAACCGAATCGCAACTTATTTAGCGGAAGATCAAGCTGGTTACTTATATGGCTCAACCTCAGTTGGCACCTGTAAAACACAGGGTATAAGTACATTTACCGGACAACCTATCGTCTATGCCAATGGCTTATGCGGGGGGAAATATATGCATTACTCAAACATGCAGGATGCCGCTCAGCTCATCCATACAGAATTCCCTCATTACGATGGCAGTAACCCACATGGTTCACTATTTAGACTAAAAAAAGACGGTTCAGAGTTTACCCTACTGCATACATTTAACGGCCAAGATGGCAGCCAGCCAAGAGGGCCAATGGTGATCACAGATACAGGCTTCCTGTATGGCACCACCATGAGTGGAGGCACGCATAAAAGTGAATTAATTAAAGTGCGTAAAGGCGATACATACCCATCTCAAGCGCAAAATATGTCAGGAGATGGGACCTTATACCGTGTTCAATTAAACAAGATTAAGATTGAAAATGGCGATGTGGTACAAAGTGGCTTTGAACATGTGCACTCTTTTAAAGGCGGCATCGGCGAAGATGTCGATGGCAAAGTGCCCACAGGTCTGAACTTAGCAGAAAATGGCCGTATGTATGGTACCACCTTACACGGTGGCCGCAGCTTTATTGATGAAGCGGGTTGGGAATGGGAAAACGATATTTTTGGCACTGTATTCGAAGTCGACCTCAGTGGCATGAAACCAACCGGCTCGGTGACACTGAGCATTACCCCAGGCACCATCAAACTTGGTGAAGAAGCAGAGGTCACTTGGGCAGGTAATAACATAGAAGACTGTGTTGCGACAGGTGGAGTAGCCAGTGGCGATTGGGTACCTAACGAAGCCATTGCGACCCAAGGCAGCATTAAAATATCGCCAGAAACTGGCGTGTACACTTTTTCTATCAACTGCAACGATGCCGATGTTGGCGCTCGATTGGGCTCACTGGCCACTTTATATGTCAATGCAGAGCCAAAAGTAACACAAAGTGAAACGCTCAACTATGGCAATGGCGGTACGTTGCACTGGAGCATACTGGCATTATTAAGCGCCTTGGGCATGACAAGATCGCGTCGTAAAGAGGCCAAATAA
- a CDS encoding type I secretion system permease/ATPase — protein MKPFTVPNEALKQALNKQKRSLIHVAGFSAVINLLMLIPAIYMLQVYDRVLSSSNLDTLLMISLIVAGFFMLMGALEWIRSRVLIGISESFDNDLHARVFDAVYQHQLKAGNANPSQLINDLNQVRQFMTGTAVFAFFDAPWAPLFLLLLFFFHPILGTIALVGTVILFILALLNEVWAKKPLQASSSATANATRLASGIINNAEVAHAMGMQHNLQSRWQAQHQASISHQSEASNLSSVLTAISKILRLALQSVILGAGAWLAVDGQITAGMMIAGSIMAGRMLSPVEQLVGAFKQWQSVKLSRQRLDALLHQYPALEVGLDLPSPNGKLTVENATLIPPMSQTPVLNNINFELNAGEVLAIIGPSGAGKSSIARLITGIWAPRAGKVRLDGADIFQWNKQSLGPHLGYLPQDVGLFAGTISENIARFGKIDDEAIIKAARLAGVHDMILKLPKGYSTVLGEGGMGLSGGEKQRIGLARALYGSPKLVILDEANSNLDDAGEAALATTIKTLKQSGCSVIFITHRANILGLSDKILLLNKGNMQAFGPKENVLAAMQQAKQSHRGVAA, from the coding sequence ATGAAGCCTTTTACAGTCCCAAATGAAGCCTTGAAACAGGCATTAAACAAACAAAAGCGTAGCTTAATACACGTCGCCGGATTTAGCGCTGTGATTAACTTATTGATGTTGATCCCCGCAATCTATATGCTTCAAGTTTATGACCGTGTTTTAAGCTCTTCAAACTTAGACACTTTATTAATGATATCCCTCATCGTCGCTGGATTTTTCATGCTGATGGGTGCTTTAGAGTGGATACGTAGCCGCGTATTGATCGGTATTAGCGAAAGCTTTGACAATGATTTGCATGCCCGTGTATTTGATGCTGTTTATCAACATCAACTCAAAGCTGGAAACGCCAACCCAAGTCAGCTAATTAACGACTTAAATCAAGTCCGTCAGTTCATGACGGGCACCGCAGTCTTTGCCTTTTTTGATGCCCCTTGGGCCCCCCTCTTTCTGCTGTTGCTGTTCTTCTTCCACCCGATACTAGGCACCATCGCGTTAGTCGGTACCGTTATTCTGTTTATCTTGGCACTACTTAATGAGGTCTGGGCTAAAAAGCCGCTGCAAGCCTCTTCCAGCGCCACCGCCAATGCCACACGCTTAGCAAGCGGGATCATCAATAATGCTGAGGTGGCGCATGCTATGGGCATGCAACACAACTTACAATCTCGCTGGCAAGCACAACATCAAGCCAGTATCAGTCACCAAAGTGAGGCGAGTAATTTAAGCTCGGTATTAACCGCCATCAGTAAAATTCTCCGCCTTGCGTTGCAGTCTGTCATTTTAGGTGCGGGTGCTTGGTTGGCTGTTGATGGCCAGATCACCGCAGGCATGATGATCGCAGGTTCAATTATGGCCGGACGCATGCTATCACCTGTTGAGCAACTTGTTGGCGCATTTAAACAATGGCAAAGCGTCAAGTTATCTCGTCAACGACTTGATGCGTTATTGCACCAATACCCAGCGCTTGAAGTAGGACTGGATTTGCCATCACCAAATGGAAAACTCACCGTCGAAAATGCGACTTTGATCCCGCCCATGTCACAAACTCCCGTGCTTAATAATATCAATTTTGAGCTAAATGCCGGTGAGGTATTAGCGATCATCGGCCCTTCTGGTGCAGGGAAATCGTCAATTGCACGCCTTATCACAGGTATTTGGGCACCACGCGCAGGCAAAGTACGCCTAGACGGTGCCGATATTTTTCAATGGAATAAGCAGAGCCTAGGCCCACACTTGGGGTACCTACCGCAAGATGTGGGCTTATTTGCTGGCACCATCAGTGAAAACATCGCGCGATTTGGCAAAATTGATGATGAAGCCATCATCAAAGCCGCCCGTTTGGCTGGCGTGCATGACATGATATTGAAATTACCAAAAGGGTATAGCACCGTACTTGGTGAAGGCGGCATGGGACTCTCTGGTGGCGAAAAGCAGCGCATTGGCTTAGCCAGAGCACTGTATGGCAGCCCTAAATTGGTGATTTTAGATGAAGCAAATTCCAATTTAGATGATGCCGGAGAAGCGGCGCTCGCAACCACCATCAAAACACTCAAACAGTCCGGTTGTAGTGTTATTTTCATTACACATCGAGCCAATATTTTAGGCTTAAGTGACAAAATCTTGTTGCTGAATAAAGGCAATATGCAAGCCTTCG